In Phragmites australis chromosome 18, lpPhrAust1.1, whole genome shotgun sequence, the genomic window AGGGCTCATCGAAACCTGAATTTTGGTGAAATCTGAATAACAGAGCAATTTTGCAAGGAAGTTCACTAATGGTAGTTGAAGAACTAAACAAAACTTTTCCTTCTGAAAATACATATAACTTTTCATGCTAAAGCCCAACAAGGACCTCGAGCATTATGTCAGAATATCAATGGAAGCTGCAGCTACCGTCAAGAATACAAAGAATGCGCCCTTAAAACATTTCAGGGCAGGGGAAAATCAACGATGTTAATCCTGTTGCATCTCACTCAGTTTATCCTAGCATTGGAGCACAAGCCGTGATCTGTCCTATGCAGCGACGAACACTAGCATTCCACCTTCTTCCGCTTTCTCAGAATCAGCTCAAGAAACCGGCGACCCTGCAAAGCAAGCAGAACTACGTCGTGAACAATATTTCGATCATGGAACGTTCAATTCCATCATGACAAGTAAAAATTTATTTCTCTCTAattgtgtttttcttttgcatCCTTGTTTGCAGTGGAAAGGAAATTATCATGAGTTTCCCTTTAAGATTTGATGAAAACTTGATCCAAAGGAAGTTTAAAGGAAGATACAAACCACAAGAAATCGAGTAGATTCTGAACTCACGCAAAACATAGCCTCCATCCTAGGCGCAGAGGATGAACTTGCCGGAGGGCAATGCGGCGGCAGCGACGGCGAGCAGGCAGGCGGTGACGATGTTCTGGTGGCACCACTGGAGCGGCCGCCACGCCCCTGCTCCCTCGACACTGGCGCACTTGGCCCTCGTCACCCCGTACTGCGGCTCCTTGGACAGGTCGAACGCGGCGCCCTTCATGCGGAGCTCCTGCACAACGCGCGCGAGAGCCCGCGCTTCGCCGCGGTCCCGGCGCAGGCGCGCCGAGGCCCGCCAGTAGGCACACACCCGGAGCTGGACGGCCGCGGCGAGCGCGAGGGAGGCAGCCAGCGACAGCGACGACGGCGCCCACCACCTCCTGCAGGTGGCGCTCGTGGGCGCCTCCgagccggcggcggtggccacgGACGCCGCGAAGAGGAGCGCCAGGGAGAGGCCGTGGAAGGCAAGGAAGGCCGCGCAGAGGAAGAAGGCGTCCCGGCGGGCCGCGTCCATGCGCGCCTCCAGCGCGCACGCGCGGCGCCCCAGGCGGGACTCCTCCCGCTGCCACAGCTTCAGCAGGAGCAGGTGCCCCGCGCTCGCCGCGATCTCCCCCAGCGGGTGACCCCCACCTGCCTCCGCCTTGTCAAGAAACGGCGTCGCCACCGCATCTCCTCCGACGGCTTCGCCCCCGTCGACGGAGACCGGGATCTCCACGATGTGTGCGTCGTTCTTGCCCCGCTCCGCCATCACAAGGCCTCTTCTTCTCGGACTGCTTTCTTGGTTTCTTGTCCAAGAACGGATCTTTGGTGGAGGAAACCGGGAAAGAGACGATCTTTTTGGGAAAGATCTGAGTTGATTGTGAGATTGGAGTCGGGAAAGGGAAGCAGAGACGGAAGGAGGGGAGTGGAAGTGTGATGATCCGCGTGGGTTGGGTTCTCGGCGCGCGGCTTAAGGCAATAGGGATTGCGCTGCGTCCAACGGTCGAGTGATCGAGCGCTCTGCAGATGCAAGCAACGGTCAGATTTTGGGTGGGCATTGTATTTTCGTAGTATGGCAGGGGGCTTTTCGACTAATTACGGCGGATTTGATGCTTTCAGATCTTATGAAGCCCATTTTGCAGGCTTTGTGTCTATCTCCGGCCCACGAGGCCTTATTATTGCAGGCCTAAAATAAGCTGGGCCATTTACCCTCTTCACCGCCGACCTGAGAGCAAGCACAGCGTATGGCATGGAAATCCATGCTACGAATCTCACGTCAGAACCGATGCTAAGCTCTTAGagcagttttttttaaaataagagaATCTATGTTAAATAgcagtttttagtttttaattttttgaatgaaatctgtgggagtgattctctgaaagaAATTAGAAGCTGTGAAATTGAAAAAAACAGCTTCCTCTGATTCACTTtccgcacagaatcacttcctccatataatTTATTCTAGAGAATTACTTTCAGTTATAAAATCactttttcaaaaaatcactttaaaaaaatttaaattagtACTCTAACAAACAGTTCCTAAAAGATATATGGATACAGGGAATTGTTTTTCTGACATATATGCCACGTTGGGGAGCGTCGATGCCCAAAGGGCAAGGGTTTCAAGCATCGGTGAAAACTCACCCTGTGGGTGGCCTGAGGCCCGAGGACCTAAGGTCTTCCGTAGCGTGTGTTCGAAGTGAAGCTTTAAGCGAAGAGAGTTTAGGAACCAGTGCACACACTGCAGTCAGTAATGTCCACACCAAAAAAAGCTGGAGCGGCGTAACTAGGCGTGCtgattctaattaattaaaaaaatcaattatttGTCAGCTAAGAGGACGTATGGGAGAAATCGGTGAGGTCAAGGATAGTTACGGGAAAACGAAACAATACTTTATTTTCACACAGGTCTCACATTTATAGGTAGCACCAAAATCTAACACCGTAAGAAAACATTACGTCAAGCTTCACTATAATATGacagtatatatttttttaagcttcACTCGCTaagaaaacaaattaaaatatgtcttaatttatatatatgaGTGACTAACATAATTGTTGATTTGGTATGTCGAATTTTAGATTGTTTAAatttggtttgagcattttgattattgACTAACCGGAGTTAGAGttagaaatgtgtttgcttgtctcatggtgtataTGTGACAGATACAAATTGGCGATCGACAGCGGGTGATCGGGGCATGAAATGGAGGTGAAGACGATATGTTTACGAAGTCAAACGAAAGAGATGTCGGTACATGTGACAAGACAGCCCGatggatcgggagcgggagagacttgtcagtGGTCaggatcacaagacggagtacacgtgttgacATCAGAGCGTTGGCTTAAGGAGTAAGCAAGTGACGAGTTATGTTTTGAGAaacgtgcagagggtttcacggttgggtctcaaaaccgtgggaggactggaggagtatgtggcataattacgaagcttgcatcgtgacgaagctaagtcgtgaaggcgctgCGGCCGTTCGATGAACAAAgcaagaaatagaccaaaatacccttggtggtaggtagaagtataTTACAAGATATGAGTATCTTGGTaacaaactagaaaacttatggGTCAAGtttttaggcctataaatagagaggtagggttATGAGAGAATttaaaccagccacttgagcctcttATGCCATCCATCTGAAAGCCCAGTGCTAGTATTTTAGAGTAGatgaggatgagtgcttagcttatgtaataattgagagttttttagagagaaatttttgtaatccgcttaaaatagaactgatctctttgagtaatgagtTTACgtttttacatatgcttgaattcccctcattCTAGTCTCTTTTTTTGTTcccttgtaagtttgcaagttttccttttttggttgtgattttcttgttgattttcagttttgcctttgagctgcgatttttcaaccatagaaagttatttttcttattgctagaaacataaacgttcatatactcatatatttgagagGATCTTAAATCTTCTTATTTTtagactatcaacttggagagttgcttctttcggtgactgtctttttgttttgttcttcattcaagtttcaagcttttgtgccCAAAGACACATGTAATGATATTGAATAGAGCATATGATTCATAtttcatctgtggagtcatgttgccctggaactttctttctcactttctctctaaagtttatgcttgaGTTTGTGCGTTTTTTAGAGCattgggtgaacaaggagtagaccatctatttcgcaagaaatctGTAAGGCGCTtattcacctcctctagtcGTTGTTTTCGgtcctacaattagtattagggctggtttgatcacttattgaccttAACCGGTCCTACAAGTTGGAAAATTTCGTTCTTTGATGATCGagattttcgtactggaaggtgcgtatGGAGGCTTCTCGCCTAAggcaaggaagtgcaatataggAGATTGTGGACTCTAACTATATGATTCTTGTTGATCATTCTTCTCTGGCctagattgaacaatatgaggccaacaacaaggctcgcgatatattgttcactagcctgagtcatAATGAATTCGACAGAGTTCAGCGCCTCCGTACTACTCGCGAGATCTTGTcgactcttagtgtctttcatgaggacACTAACTAGATCAAGGCCAGAcgccagagcacgtacaactAGGAATATCAGATGTTTGTACAAAAActtggagagtctttggatgctatgtttgctcgttttgatataattgttagcaaccttagatccacttgtggtttgccctattctgataatgagagagcgatcaagcttctttaTACTCTTAAATGTACCAtatgtgtcggtgaatcaggaactaggggtcctcgagtcccgaggccagatcagcaatttgccacgtggcgccctcccgcggggatcatctctgCGAGGTacaagaagactaagtcccgggagggggtgctcggggccatgaatagtggtccccgagttcccgatgatccgagaagactgagtgccgggaagaaagtgctcggggccatgaacagtgacgccccgagcactcaagtcccccgacgaccagaaaaaccgagtaccgggaagggggtgctcggggctgcgaacagcggcccccgagcgcccgagtaccccgaggacccaatggagttagttccgggagagagtgctcggggccgtgaacagcggtccccaagcactcggttccccgaggacctgaacagtcagtccgggagagagtgctcggggccgcgaatagtggcccccgagcactcggtttcccgaggaccaagaaagggcatatccgggagagagtgctcggggatgtgaacagtgaccctcgagcacttggttccctaacggcctaagaagtccttcgccggtggcccccacagaggtccaacggtgaggtgtcagccagtgaaaggcccgatgccgcatttaagagggcgcgtggcctgtcacttccaactgctccagccacgttcggtgtcagtccctaccacattctggcaggagggcgtggggacatttaatgcacgggtcccatcccgcgtcatccggcgcgcctcgggatagcatcgcgaggcccaaggcgccctgcctgccgccctgctgtgtcaatCGTACAATACCGGGGGGCACGGTCACTTCGCTCAGCAGCCCACgatggttgcttttccatttatggcaccttggaactcgtgccctccgtTTAGGGGCATGCTACCGCCGgtgagtatttaagaggagctGGTGGACACGGAAAAGAGGCCGAATCGAGACACATCTGAAGTCCGAACGAAGAtcgaagacagaagaacaccccagtacaagcacagaagctgagatcaccgaagaacaaggagcccgaagttctaggatagacaaacattcttgtaaccagcaacatccctgagagacattctcagtacatttatagcatctacacaggagtagggtattatgctcagtgcggtccgaacctgtctaaaaacctccagagcatttactgcattctgcatccgatcattcccttccacctgccatcgcatttacgcccatttatttcacccgcaaaacagattcagaatcatccccccggccgaacctcaaagggggtccctccggatccctgctttaggagttcaccctcgaACAATATGGGAAGTCAAGATCTCGAACATTGAAGAGTTACCAAGTTgcgacacgttaacttgtgatgaactcttcatcAAGCCCAAGTCCTTCGAGATAGCCAAGACGGCTCGGATCGGTCTCGGAACCCCTTATcttagaacatggcgttggtttccagacctagtggtggcaatcagactggagctaatttttcttgtgctaatacTTCACagagtggatttgctttatcttctttggtttctattacagaggagcaggtggacacacTGGATGATAAGGACCTTGcactcattgtgaagaagttcactcgcttctacaacaacataaGAGACTGGAGGTGAAGGGATTctcgtgcttgttttgagtgtagtaaaaccactcacttcaaggcagtgtgccccaagctcaagaagaaagagaacagcaaccacgactacaacaaacacaagaagaagaacaagaagcctttcttcaaaaagaaccacgacaagatggccaaaaAGGCGGCCAAGATGACTTCTAGGGTGTCCCTGGCGcttctcagcgacatcgacatctcttcaagcgaggagaagagctcgaaggaggaggaaccgcaagtgaagagaaagaagaaggctaaggactttgttggcctctgcttcatggcggacggcAACAACGACAATGAcctcgagcttgatccctccaaGGTATTACCTTTCTATGACCAACTTTCTATTCAAGTCGATACCTtagaatgatgctcttgttagccaggatatggtacttaagaaagttgtgcatgagttgaaggagcttaggtcTAAGTATGAATCTGTTTTTTCTGAGCTTGAGTGGCTTAGGTCTAGGGCAAAAGTTGAGGATGAGTATTGTGAGAGTTGCTTGGTTGTCATGAGTGTGTTTGCCGAGCTTCAAactgtgcatgctcaagttgccagttgGCTTGAGATTGCCAAGAAGAAGCtacttgaggaggagtctagaccttcCTTTGATTTCAAAGGATGCTGAAGTGAAAAACAAAtgcataaaggagctagaatctagattagagagtgttgaGAGTTCTACGGATGTGCATCCTAAGTGTCCCACCTGCATGATCCTTCAGGAtaagctcagctgggttagagggcaagttgaaaagctcatggctgagaatgagAACATTCTTTCTCTTGTAAAGAAGTGCTAAGAAGGCAAGGgtaaaatgaatttgatcttagcTAAGACCAAGATGTCTGTTGATAAAGCTTGGTTAGCTTTGGGTTTGAACTTTGAGAGAGTTGTTTACACCAGTTCTGGCAAAACTGTATTCACCCCACCCACTACCCTAGAGTCAgagaaagccaagatcaatgCTGCACAATCCATGCCAGAAAAGAACAAGCCTACACCTTAACCTGCAAAGAAGAAACACACACCCACGAGAGCTCCACACCCTAATATGGGGGCACCTGCAAAgaagaaactatgagcagggagtttgagatgtcgatgatgggcgagctcaacttcttccttggacttcaaatcaagcaatgcaagtaggGTACATTCGTCCATCAAACGAAATACACCAAAgagttgctgaagaagtttgacatgagcgacgcGAAGCCCTTAGCAACACCGATGGCTATCTTgactgtgcttgatccggatgaagatggtgaagcGGTGGACCACCGGGAGTTcaagagcatgattggctccctcctgtacctgataGTGATAAGACCGGACATCCACTTCACTACCTGCCTCTGCACGCGCTTacaagcttcaccaaggacgtctcaccgccaagcaatgaaacacattctgaggtaccttaagcacactctcgagtatggactttggttttctgctgcctcttcgctttctctttgaggttttttttatacagattttgctggttgtagaattgacaggaagagtaacTCAGGTACTTATCATTTTTTGGGTACTTCTGTTGTGTGTTGGTATTCTCGCAAGCAGTATAGCGTTGCTTACAAATTTTATAGATGGTTggtaccttgagggattttgggtagatttcaagagtgtgccactttcgtgtgacaacaccagtgccataagccaAGCCAATAATTCAGTCCatcactctagaaccaaacacatagatgtgagattctactTTCTGAGAGACAGTAATGAGAAAAGGGGACATAGACTTAAAATACATTGATACCTAACACTAGTTAGCCGACATCTTCACGAAacctctagatgctactagatttgcctatttgaggggagagcttggtgtgtgtcattcctatagcattgtgtgagagGGAGCTGCCTTtatatatactctatcttacttttgttgcatttgtattgCATCACATcatataagataatcatagtagttgagctttgacttgtatgtatttaatattttttattgctagacttgaatttggactacgttgagtagttgtgcgaagcaagcttttaatcttaggctcctcttgatgtTTTGATATGAAACATTTCAAGTAAGCTTGCTTTTCTTAAtatgaaatttggtaattttatgaatcatatagactataaaatgctacattaTTGATCACCATGTCCTTAATTACCTTGTCTTAGTTAATGCTTGCGTTAAGGCT contains:
- the LOC133899712 gene encoding uncharacterized protein LOC133899712, which gives rise to MAERGKNDAHIVEIPVSVDGGEAVGGDAVATPFLDKAEAGGGHPLGEIAASAGHLLLLKLWQREESRLGRRACALEARMDAARRDAFFLCAAFLAFHGLSLALLFAASVATAAGSEAPTSATCRRWWAPSSLSLAASLALAAAVQLRVCAYWRASARLRRDRGEARALARVVQELRMKGAAFDLSKEPQYGVTRAKCASVEGAGAWRPLQWCHQNIVTACLLAVAAAALPSGKFILCA